The Excalfactoria chinensis isolate bCotChi1 chromosome 10, bCotChi1.hap2, whole genome shotgun sequence genome has a segment encoding these proteins:
- the RHCG gene encoding ammonium transporter Rh type C produces MERPRHQGMAKNTYMRWRLPLICLLWEVAMIILFGVFVRFGPEADAHWEEEKHEMNLTSDIENDFYFRYPSFQDVHVMIFVGFGFLMTFLKRYGFGAVGFNFLLAAFGIQWALLMQGWFHSFQNGKILIGVENLINADFCVGSVCVAFGAILGKTSPVQLLIMTLFQVTLFAVNEYILLNLLHVKDAGGSMTIHTFGAYFGLTVTRFLYRPNLEQSKDKEGSVYHSDLFAMIGTLYLWMYWPSFNSAISEHGDAQHRAAINTYCSLAACVLTTVAFSSMLQKKGKLDMVHIQNATLAGGVAVGTSAEMMLTPYGSLIVGFICGIVSTVGYVYLTPVLESKLHIQDTCGIHNLHGMPGLIGGIVGAITAAAATEDVYGKEGFIKAFDFTGSYKTRTPSIQGGFQAAGIVVSLLMAFAGGTLVGAILKLPIWGDAADENCFEDDIYWEVPEDEESDVYHMHNPDKAASP; encoded by the exons ATGGAGCGGCCGAGGCACCAGGGGATGGCAAAGAACACCTACATGCGCTGGCGGCTCCCACTCATCTGCCTCCTCTGGGAAGTGGCAATGATCATCCTCTTCGGTGTCTTTGTGCGCTTCGGCCCTGAAGCAGATGCACACTGGGAGGAAGAGAAGCATGAGATGAACCTCACCAGTGACATTGAGAATGATTTCTACTTCCGATACCCCT CTTTCCAGGACGTTCATGTGATGATCTTTGTGGGTTTTGGCTTCCTCATGACATTCCTCAAGCGTTATGGATTCGGAGCTGTGGGATTCAATTTCCTCCTTGCAGCCTTTGGGATCCAGTGGGCTCTCCTGATGCAAGGCTGGTTCCACTCTTTCCAGAATGGGAAGATCCTTATTGGAGTGGAAAA cCTGATCAATGCTGATTTCTGCGTGGGTTCTGTGTGCGTTGCCTTTGGAGCCATCCTGGGCAAAACCAGCCCCGTACAGCTCCTCATCATGACTTTGTTTCAAGTCACACTCTTTGCAGTGAATGAGTACATCCTCCTCAACCTGCTTCAC GTTAAGGACGCAGGTGGCTCCATGACCATTCACACCTTTGGAGCCTACTTTGGCCTTACTGTGACCCGTTTCCTATACAGACCCAACCTGGAGCAGAGTAAAGACAAGGAAGGCTCTGTGTACCATTCTGACCTCTTTGCTATGATTG GTACCCTATATCTGTGGATGTACTGGCCCAGTTTCAACTCAGCCATTTCTGAACACGGGGATGCCCAGCATCGGGCTGCCATTAACACATACTGCTCCCTGGCTGCTTGTGTCCTCACCACAGTGGCCTTCTCCAGCATGCTGCAGAAGAAGGGCAAGCTTGACATG GTCCACATCCAGAACGCAACGCTGGCTGGCGGAGTGGCTGTGGGCACCAGTGCAGAGATGATGTTGACCCCATATGGCTCCCTCATTGTTGGGTTCATCTGTGGCATTGTGTCTACAGTGGGGTATGTCTACCTCACG CCTGTTTTGGAGTCCAAGTTACACATCCAGGACACATgtggcatccacaacctccatGGCATGCCAGGCCTTATAGGGGGCATTGTGGGAGCcatcactgcagctgcagccacagagGATGTATATGGAAAGGAAGG GTTTATCAAGGCATTTGACTTCACTGGCAGCTATAAGACACGGACACCCAGCATTCAAGGAGGGTTCCAGGCAGCCGGCATTGTCGTTTCTCTGCTGATGGCTTTCGCTGGGGGAACCCTTGTGG GAGCCATCCTGAAGCTGCCCATCTGGGGCGACGCTGCGGACGAGAACTGCTTCGAGGATGACATCTACTGGGAG GTGCCCGAGGACGAGGAGAGCGACGTGTACCACATGCACAACCCCGACAAGGCCGCCTCGCCCTGA